The genome window GTTCACTCTTCGAGTTCGCGGGAGTACCTTCGCAAACGTGAAGAAGAGAACACCAGAAACCAGTAGAAgttaagaaaaacaaaatttttcaaagaactaaggtccgtaggctatccgaaactcacccgagccctcggggctccaaaccaaatatgcacacaagtcaaaaaacctcatacaaactcgctcgcgtgatcaaaacaccaaaataatgcctagaactatgaatcggacaccaaatcacatgaaattttcaataaaactttagAAATCGTATTCtaacaaccggacatccgaatcaagTCAAACCAACTACGTTTCTCAcaaaatttgacagacaagtcataaatatagtaattgaCCTATACTGAGTTTCTGAACCAAAATACAAACTctgtatcaacaaagtcaaacatcagtccaatttataaattctttaaacctttaaacttcaaattttcaataaattgtgataactcaagctagggaccttcgaatttgatttcgggtatacgcccaagtcccaaatcacgatacggacctaccgggaccgtcaaataCAGATCCgggtttgtttgctcaaaatgttgaccaaagtcaactcaaagggATTTTTAAggtaaattttcatattttatcaatttttaacataaaagccttccgGAAAAATACTTGCGCTCGCAAATCGAGGAATGCTTAAAGGAGCTATCGGAGGCTTCGAAACACAGAtttaaggtttaaaactctagatgacctattaGGTCATCACAGTAGGAGTGGGCCCGGACGAAATTACCCTTTGCTAGTCGAAACAAGAACTAACTCTAAGAAACTTGTACAGGCGTGCCACGCTGTGTGCCCCGCCATGCGGAGCGCTTGTGAGGATATTCATAGAGGTAAAATATGACAGGCAACGCACTTTTACATAGTCGCTCCATGCCATGCGGCACCCCATGCGGCGCGGTAGTGTTGTTTTCTCAAAGTAATTCGTTTCTTCCACTTTTTGACattcagacttggtcctcgacccccgaacgtgatcctgatttaatttcttgggcttctactcatacTTCAAAACTCCAACTTGTTTGATTTAGCTCCAAAATAACTTTTTGACTTTGAATCACTTCATgaaaggcataaaacacataataagtgtaattcactatcatttaagctcaaacacacgcaaaatacagtaattagagtgcaatactacggctaaaacaaggatttctagcctaccatcatgtTCCGACACAAGTGCGGTGTCTCACTATGCTCTCTCTGCTACAGAAATTATTGAACGCAGAATTGCAAAATTCCAACCCATTGTCAGTTTGAAGACGCTTAACTTTTCTTTCCATCTGCCTCTGAACAATCGTCTTCCATTTAACAAATGTCGGAAATGCCTCATCTTTTATTTTCAGAAAATATACCCACACTATCCTTGAGTAATCATCaatcaaagtcataaaatacctAGAACCACTCTTGGAGGTAACTCTGTTTGGACCCCACAAGTCAGATTGTATATAATCTAACTTGTCTTTTGTCTTGTGCTCGGCCTTCTTGCTGAACTTTACCCTTGTCTGTTTACCAAACACACAATGCTCACAAAAATGCGAGACTTGATTTTTGTACCCATTCAGCAAATTCTACTTACTCAACAAAGACAatcccttatcactcatatgacCAAGTCGCAAGTGCCACAACTGAGACTAATTCAGATCACTTTTCCCAGAAGCTACAACAGCTTCCCCTTCAACTACATTAGCCTGAAGATGATACAATTTAGAATGCAGTTTACCTTTTATGAGTACCATGGAGCCTTTACATACTTTAAGTATTCCATTTTCGGAGTGAAACTTATAGCCTTGATCATCCAATGTCGAAAGAGAAATCAAATTTCTCTTTATCCGAGGAACATGCTAACACTCAATGTTTCTGATAATTCCGTCAACATTCTCAATTTGATGTTACCAATCCCATTTACTGGTAATGGATTATCATCTCCCACGTAGACAGTCCCACTTATTTTCTTGTAAATTACAAACCAATTCTTGTGTGGACAAATGTGGAATGTAGCACCAGAATCAAGAACCCATGAATTCTACCCATGACTAGAACTCACGGCACAAACTTCCCCTACATAGTCACTATCATCATAGTTATTGCCACTGTCAATAATATTTGCAAAATTATCTATTTTTTGCTTCCCTCTTTTCTCTTTCAGCTTGGGACAATCTCTCTTGTAGTGACCTTGCTCCCCGAACTCATAATAGTTTTGCTTCCTTGCTTTAGACTCCGATATGGCGGTTGACGTTTTTATGTAAAAGTCCTTTTGTTGTGTTCTTCCTCTACTCACAAGACCCTCACCCTCAATTCTGTTATACGGAAAGCTCTTTTTCAACTCTTTAGATTTTAGTGCATTACTAACATCTTCCAGTGAAATGTTGTCTTTCCTATACAGCAACATATCAACAAAAGTATCATAAGACGGTGGTAAAGAACATAACACAATCAAGGCCTGATCCTCACTCTCAATTTTGATATTCATGTTCTTCAGGTCCATTATGATTGAATTAAACTCATCAATTTGAGTTTTAACAGGTGTACCTTCGTTCATATGGAGATTGTATAACCTCTTTTTCAAATAGAGGCGATTTGTCAGCGATTTCTTATAATACAAATCTTTTAGCTTCTTCCATGTCATTGATGCAGAAGTTTCTTCAGCAATTTCCTGAAGAACGCTATCTATAACGCTTATGAAAATTGCACTCAAAGCCCTCTCCTTTAGGTTTGCCTTCTTTGTTTCTTTCATCTCTTCACTAAAATCCTCATCAATTGCCTTCCATAACCCTTGTAATATCAAGCACGATTTTAACCTAATCTTTCATAGATTGAAACTAGAACCCACGTCAAATTTCTCTACTTTGTACTTTGTTGAAGATGATGAAGACATCTTAACCCTAGATTATATGTAGAAACCCgaaccttgctctgataccaatcgtTGCGAAAGATCATAGGTTAACTAGCACACAATCATACacaaagaaaatagagaagaaaaatcaacacaAGGATTTAACGAGGTTCGGTTAAGCCTAATCCTCAAAGTAAAAGCAGAGAGAGTTTTTcactatgaatgagaagaaaagcATAATACCTCTATAGAATCCTCAACTACAACCCCTATATATAGATCCCAAATAGTCTCAAACCTATAAGAGAAAGGTTTCCCAATTTGACAAGGACAATAAGTTTTTCTTTCTCAAATCTATTAGGACAATAGTTTTTCCTAAACCTATAGGGAATATGGGTTttctaaaaatacaaaaaaataattcaagccaccAAAATAACAGTTCTTGAAGATGAAAAAACTATCTCGCTTTCCGTGGACAAAAATACTTGGGTTCTGGTAAAACCTTGAATCGTGGCCATTATCCACATCTTACAAATTAGAAAATGTTAAatatagggtgtgtttggtatttGGAAAATGTGGTTCTCTAAACTTATTTTTTGATATTTGGTTAGTTagcaaaaaaatattttgaaatatatataatttagacAAACATAAGAAATGGTTAAGGACGGGGAGGGTGGTACGTCTGGGTCTGGGGATCGGAGTGATGTGGCGATGTTAGGGGTGAGGGGTGGGGGTTGGGCACAGGAGTGGGGGCAGGGGTGGGATGGATGTGGGGGTGGCAGTGGAGAATATATAGGGtggaaaatattaaaaattagttttggaaaatatttttcctcctTTTGATAGGAAAAATGAGTTTATGAGGAAAATATTTAagtcaaccaaacatgaaaaaaatcgaaaaatatttttcacaaaatatTTCCTCCGTACCAAACACGCCCATAGGCATCACCTATATTCAAGGAAAAAATTATGAATCTTCTAAACTTTGTGTGAGTATCGTCTTATCGTTCTATAAATGATTATTAACATGAGCGAACCTAGAGTAAGAGAAAGACATATTAGGTTCAGCAAGCTAATAGTAAAAGATAAAAACTTATCCCCGTGTGTTTCTTGGGAGTTAGTATATGAGTTGAATATGTGCAGATTTAAATAATACGACACTAAAGTGTTCCATCTCATTATCTTTGTTGAAGTTATAAACTTCTAACTTGTAAGCTTACAttaattttgaaagaaaaataagattttttttagtttttgcaAAAAATTTACTCTTTGATTAGTAATGTTTAGTATTAAGAAAAGAACAAATCGTAAAATTCAATGAAGCCACTTATAATCGCGTGAAAAGTGAGCAAACTCAGTAGTAATGAGTATGCCTTTGGCCGTATTTGTTTGCGCTTAATGTAAatctgaatcttaattattcaaatctcaaatattaaGTACGTTTATTtttaaagtctgaatcttaatcatttagATCGTAATCGTTAAgtgtgtttatttttttatttcacaaCCACTTTATGggtttgaataggtctgtataATTAAGATCTATAATAatgacttaatttcattaagatgctatcatccacATTCATTCTAACTGTCGTCATCGCCTTCCATTAccaactaccaccaccaccatcctcaaccatagacgccaccactaccaccacccaccacctccaccaccatcatcctcaacGATAACCACACACTCACCTACCTCAACTACCACCACCAACCACCCCCATGAACATCAATAACCATAGCCGGCACTGTCcatcattataaactaccaccactCACTATCACATTCCTCAATCACAACCACAACCACAACCACCATTCACCATTATTAAAtatcaccacccaccaccaccatcctcaaccataATCGTTGTTGCTATCAATCACCACTAACTACTAACCAGAACCACCGCCATCAATCAACATCACCACCAACCGCAGCCTCTAGTCGGTAATCACAAGCACCTCCGTTAGCCATCACCACTACTaactaccatatatatatatatatatatatatatatatatatatatatatatagagagagagagagagagagagagagagagagagagagagagagagagagattagattaattagtattttatttgaaattttatttatttatctttaaataaagataaattttatatattcataTGTTTAAAAAAACAAACAGTTTTAATTATTTAGTATTGAGATCTTAAAacacatcttaatattcagatgtgtattcagattcaaatGTCATAATCTTAATACACGTCTTGATATTCAGatatgtattcagattcagacgtcGCAATCTTAAAAAAACAAATGATGCTATTGTCAAAGAAGCATTTGACAAACAGCTTGTCAAAAGAAGGGGAGAATATATAAAACTTGCTGATCGGCCGAAATTAATTGAATTTGCTGCCAAAAGTTATgtaatatgtatatttttatatataatacacatacatacgaaaaatatatattttgtccaCTATTATTTTTTGAAGTAGCTTAAAACTATACATTTctggaaaaggaaaaaaaggaatttgaaaagaaaaattaacTCTATGTCCCTCATTTCTAAGCGTGCCCAATCTCGTAACTAATACAGGTAGTTCCCCTGAAATTTGGTGACAAAAAAAGAACTActatattttaacaaaaattaaaTTAACGTGATTGTTTATAGCAATCCTTTTCCGAGAAATTCCCTTATGCATATGCTAGAACATCTGAGGTCAATATAGAAAGAAAATTTTAGATtattaaattctatttttattacGTCTTTAAAATGAAATTGATTCAGTTGAAAAAACAATTATCGGTGGAAATTCCATAAGACTTAAATCTAGAGTAAGATTTCAACTTTATGAATTCTGAATTTTAGAATGATTTCAAGTGTTAAAAATtgggttctaaatttaatatttacatattaaatgaactAGTGTTATACCCTGCGCGATGCGGACAAACTTAAAGAATCTTATGAAATTATGATttgttatattatattattttaataaattttagttgccgttttatttttttaatatagtgtgcagaaatataacaaaatttatataactaaaggatacacatcatatggtaattaaataaattatttatttcttattttttttttataaaattagcAAGTACTTAGTACTAAATATTTACTAATGTGACTTTTTATTAACTTGCCAATTGGCTTAGTATTTTGTCACTATTTTCCTataatataacatagatatatattttcttactctgataatatttttattatttttattatttaattttttttaattgtctaaatttatcaatatATTTTTTGAGTGTTATTTACTtatctcttatttttattagttaatataaattataaatattcTAATTCTAATGTTATCTTTATCCCTCTAGTTTTATACCTTCTTTTCTACTGTAATATTTGATTTGTTTCTCATTTTGCATTCTACTTGTTATTAAAATTATGTAATATCTAAGGTTTCCATTCAATGGGATTCCATATAAGTTCTATTTGCTTATTTAAAAATATCCCCCTAAACTCACCTTAAGAATGCTACGTGGCTTTTTAATAGTTTGTaacttggcttaaccacaatgccaattatatatgataactttatttctttaatatatatatatatatatatatagtattttttAACACAAATATACTGTTTAAATAAAAGTTGTTGAATTCGGCTGAACCCGCATACGGGCTTCTAGCTCCGCCCCGGCTTGAATCAGTGGATTATCTAGTCTATTGGCAGCTCTAAGCGCCCCAAATCTAGTCTATTGGCAGCTCTAAGCGCCCCAAATGCAGTCAATGAGCTCCCAGGCTGATGCCAtaacttttttgtttttgttttattcTCGCTATTATGGGGTATAGGGTGCAGACTTCAACTTGTATATTAATATTCAAAAAGGGAATACATGGAGAAGGGGACATAAAACCTTACCTCGCTCTGTACAAAGGGTAAGTTGGGCATCCCTAAATATAATATTAGCAAAAAATTGCATATTGTAATATCCTTTCCATTGTGAGCACCAAATTTATAATTTGATCCTATAGTTATAAACAGTTAAGCTTCCTAAAAATCTGAGAGGAATGCTCCCAGTTACATATGTGCAGAACCATTACTTCAAAAAAGTTCCATTCTTGTTCTTTCTCCTAATTAATTCTGAAATTAGGAATTTGAATTTGATTCATTCTTAGAGCATCCAGGCTGATGGCATAATTGTTGCAATTTGAGTTCTGAGGTCTCAAATGCAAACACTTCAAAGGGGGATGTTACGTGAATTATTATGTAAGTTTTGATTTCTTGAAGTTCAAAGAGTATTACTGCAATTTAAATCATGCTATATAAACATGATCGAGAGAAGAATGTCACATATGGTGAAAATTATGTCCTCAATATTAACTGACTCAATAAGTTAAACTTCATAATATTTCATGATAGCCAACacaaaaacaaagagaaaaggacaaacaaaaaaaaagaaaagaagaagagaaagcaCCGAAATGCTTAAATGGATTCACATGTAATATTCTAGAATGGTAAAAAGTAATTATCGTAATGGGAGAATAAGTCAATTATTTTTATGAAATCATATACCATAATGTTTGGTCAATTATTTGGGGGCACATGGACTTGAATGAATTAAGTATCCGCTCATCTCATCCATCTTGGAGAGAATGAAGCTAGATAACATGTAGCAATCAAGAATGAAAAGACTAGCTAACCGATTATTATCACAATTTTAAATATTTGGTTAGTTACACATTATTTAATCTCCAAATCTTTTCATGTTCAGATCTCTCCTATTAAGCACCGTCATGAATTATTTTGTTCCAAAATAATGTTTGGTATAGGAATTGTTCGGTCGTCGCATGGTGTTTCTGAAAATCATGTTGATTATTTAACTAACATAATAATATTATATctcctattttctttttaattgtaTCCTCTAATCCATTTATATCCATCGTATGTAAAGATAAAACTTCATTCAATAAAAAGTATTCTGTTACTGATTGCATGTAAGTAAATAGAGAAAATAGAGAGCCTCACGTATTCACATGCCATGTTGTATCATAATACTAATAGCTGGATCCTAATGGCTACTTTTAGTTATTCTTTAGAACAGAAAAATGCATGTTCAGATCTGGTAATATAAATTAGGTAAACTATATCCCTATAATCGGTCAAAAACAGAAACCACGCGCAAACAAGTATTTGGTCCGCAATGATTACGATTTACGAATATACTAAGGTTTCCAGCTCAATAATATTGTTGTCCAGTTGCCCATATTTCTTCCATTTTGAGCCTCTACTTCCTCTCATGTTCTCAAAAGGAATAATATAATGCCCTCATAGTCCACCTATAAAAGAACTCCTTTAAGCAACCTAAAGAATCACCATTCTTACTACTCTTATCATCTCTTCAGCATTTCAATGGCTTCTCATTTGTTTCTAATTTCCATTCTAATGGGCAGCCTAGTTGCTGCCTCAGCTAATTTTAATAATCTTGCAGAGATCACTTGGGGCGAAGGACGTGGTAAAATAACAGAAGGAGGCAAGGGCCTCTCCCTGTCCCTTGACAAACTTTCTGGTTCAGGTTTTCAATCCAAGAATGAATATCTCTTTGGAAGATTTGACATGCAACTCAAACTCGTTCCTGGAAACTCTGCTGGCACTGTCACCACCTTCTTTGTAAGCTATTCATCAACTTTcgatttttataaatttaagtCTATTTTCATTTCCAAGTTACGATGATTTGACTTTTGTTTCATGTTCTTTATTTCTTGATCAGTTATCTTCACAAGGAGAAGGACATGATGAGATCGATTTCGAGTTCTTGGGTAATACGACGGGCGAGCCCTACACTGTCCATACCAACGTCTATTCTCAAGGAAAGGGAAACAAAGAACAACAATTCCACCTTTGGTTCGATCCAACTGCAGCATTTCACACTTACACCATTGTGTGGAATTCTAACCGCATAGTGTAAGCTGTTTTTATAATCATGTTATATACTGATAGTATGTTATCTgatggtttaaatattttttatattattaatacaTAAAGAagttaaattctatttttattacTCCACAACATTTTATTTTGCTTACATTTTTTTCAATATGA of Nicotiana tomentosiformis chromosome 7, ASM39032v3, whole genome shotgun sequence contains these proteins:
- the LOC104093026 gene encoding xyloglucan endotransglucosylase protein 7-like, with protein sequence MASHLFLISILMGSLVAASANFNNLAEITWGEGRGKITEGGKGLSLSLDKLSGSGFQSKNEYLFGRFDMQLKLVPGNSAGTVTTFFLSSQGEGHDEIDFEFLGNTTGEPYTVHTNVYSQGKGNKEQQFHLWFDPTAAFHTYTIVWNSNRIVFLVDNIPIRVYNNHENNGIPFPKSQPMKVYCSLWNADEWATQGGRVKTDWTHAPFTAYYRNFKIDGCAVTSGASSCKSTDSAGNAKAWQNQELDAKGRNRVRWVQSRHMVYNYCADKKRFPQGYSHECKSSRF